A stretch of DNA from Carya illinoinensis cultivar Pawnee chromosome 12, C.illinoinensisPawnee_v1, whole genome shotgun sequence:
ctatacctgtgcatgcaaggtagagaaaaacccaacaccaaaaacaaactacaaaaagaaaaagaaaataaaaaaaaaaaatgcagcaagctaaaatagggaacgaagttaccgcctttacaaactattgaaaagaaaaactatttcacaattcttctaccgtctccccggcaacggcgccaaaatttgattacgcccaaagaataacgcggtagttgtagcacagctttggggtgtcgattccacaaggagacaaattaaaagaatagcaagaggaacaaagaaactaaagaaaaaatattaaataagtaatagagaacaaagattaattttaaatgtaaattcaagtgaagcaaagtgattaacagaaaaagtactcaaatttaacaaacagtaaagcgtcgggaatcccttgcacaaatttggtattttaattattcttaattcattggataactcaattaggaactcaattccagCAATTCCCAATccgaaggtatagatttataaaccagacttaaatcaaatgtaaccctttgaaaaaacattcaccacttttaaaaaacgtgaattactacccctattgataaaatccaatgacgacaatatactcaggaagcgatattgcagcaaaaactaaatcaatatagataaataattgatccaaacgtaatcaaagaactaatccattcaatagaaaaagcatgactgaatccataaacacaataaattctatgattattcggagaagaaaacatcaacgatgaattgagaatgataaaacaaaagagttttagtaattgaaaatcaaatacatgaattaagaataaattagaaataccatctaatgtgcaagttcatccttaaccctacttgagaatttagttacccataaatattatggacaacaaaaatctccagagaaaactgaagcgaacggtggccatggaagtgattttctcctctcttcagatctgcctcttatgcctcttcctcccctccatttcgtgctaatgatatgcttatatagggtaagaaagaaaccctaatgtcctcttgatttccgcataaaaaaatcgcctaaattttaggacttatcttggcagccacgtacaccgttcaggagttcgaatttggaaatccttattagagacaaagttatagccctttaagatatcttttcaatgcatcaagaatcgcatcaatccgatatatgagtaaaacgataaagtcaaaagactaaagtatgtccagactgtctcctagcgaatttcggacttggacttcctgtggtttcattttgtgattttttttctttttcttttcttccaaattgctctcaaaccccatgaatgtcctcctttgaatttggctgggcttgacttgctcttttataaactctgaaattagacataaaaaaactgcttaggagtatcccaacctaaatagaaattcaatttaagaatacacattaattcctatgatttctattcacattttagtattttagtccaataatagggtatatagagtgcactttcgcacactcatcaagatctcatttcaagaacctagattatattaaaatctaaacccaatgaaatcccgtctcaagaacccaaattacaaggaggaacgccacaaaagttgtgatttacctttgataagttcaagagttcaattaagaacaaggggagaaaactcactcagaataaaaattcaataaaaaatgtcttaccatctcaaatgaggctacaagtggtttaaataaacaatccccaaaaccctaaaggaatagtgtcgtggtactgtagcgtgaacagtaccGTGCTACAGTAacatctaaaaccctagttcaaataaaataataactttctaaatatgcccttggccaaaatataaggccttcccaaaaactctagttcattaaaaataagacatatgtgtgggctgacatcctcaagcctaCTTATTCTAGACTaacaaaataagctcttttaatgaaatgaataagtccaaggccttcaataacaataggcccaagtcgtgtcttccatagcttggatcgaGTGAATCAAAActagttctccttctttcaagcccatcatgagtgtcgggttcttgctagcttcatcccaattgaattgtaccaattcttgcattgctctcttgatctttgtggctcttaatcttgtaattgatctgtaagacttggtccaccttagggcccatcaattactcttattgttttgttttccatcattcataGAGCAGAATAGAAATTTACAcgtgatccaccacatttcaatacaacgaaagtcattccaacgacaaagtcaccgccaattgccacctaggtgcacctctttgagcattgtaactaatcagactctagcctatgccgtttacaccattttcacaaCAGAAATCTCTtcaactacatccccccttgatagtcgtaactcaattctagcattggacgaattgactctaagaaacttggcttttctttcattcttcaaattttagcccaaagatgccataccatcggtttccctcatgcccaagatgtgccatacgccccttatctagccttggttaagcttttaactgctgttatgggcattaatcaacttacaagtgattaatcatctttcaaccatcttccgcacttaatttcagttttaattctttctctcttttttgatatcggccttattactcttattgttttgtttcccatcattcttagagcagaatagaagattagacataacccaacacatttcaaaacaagaaaagtcattccaacacccaagtcaccgccaattgccacctagctgcacctccatgtgcattgcaactaatcggagtctaccctatgccgtttacaccattttctcaaggaaaatctcagtaaatgcattacaccttaaccgtcaaaacttaGTTCGAGCactggatgaattgactcaaacaatcccTTCTTTTCtgtcattcttccaattgttacCCAcagatgccgtttacaccattttctaaagggaaatctcatcaactacatcccaccttgatagtcataactcagttctagcattggacgaattgactctaggaaactcgtcttttctttcattcgttgaattttagcccacagatgccataccattggtttcccccaTACCTAAtatgtgccatacaccccttatctagccCTGGTTAatcttgtaactggagttatgggcattaatcaacttacaagtgattaatcatctttaaaccatcttccgcacttaattttgaatttaattctttctctcttttttgatatgggccttattactcttattgttttgtttcccatcaatCTTAGAGCataatagaagattagaattgatcgaCAACATTTTAATAGaacgaaagtcattccaacacctgagtcaccgccaatcgccagttatgtgcacctccatgtgcattgcaactaatcagactctacgcTATGCCGTttataccattttctcaagggaaatctcagcaaatgcatcccaccttaaccgtcaaaactcagttccaGAGTTgaatgaattgactcaaacaagcccttcttttcctttattcttccaattgtaacccacaaatgccataccattagttttcctcaagcccaagacgtgccatactccccttatcttgcattggttaagcttgtaaccagagttaaggtcattagtcaacttacaagtgagtagtcatctctaaaccatctttcaagcttaatttccttcttaattctttctcaccacttttatatggacattaatgcttttattgttgttccccatcattcttagagaaaaatagaagtttagacttgatccaccacatttcaatacaaggaaagtcaatcaaacgacaaagtcaccgccaatcgccacctaggtgcacgtctttgagcattgcaactaatcggactctagcctatgccgtttacatgattttctcaagggaaatcacatcaactacatccccccttgatagtcgtaactcaattctagcattggacgaattgatacaaagaaacccgtcttttctttcattctttgaatttgcccacagatgccataccattggtttccctcatgcccaagatgtgccatacgccccttatctagccttggttaagcttttaactgctgttatgggcattaatcaacttacaagtgattaatcatctttcaaccatcttccgcacttaatttcagttttaattctttctcccttttttgatatgggccttattactcttattgttttctctcccatcattcttagagtggaatagaagattagacttgatccaacacatttcaaaatagggaaagtcattccaacacccaagttgtcgccaatcgccacctaggctcacctccacgtgcattgtaaccaatcggactctaccctatgccatttacaccattttctcaagggaaatctcaacaaatacaacccaccttaaccgtcaaaactcagttctagcattggacgaattgactcaagcaaacccttcttttccttcattcttccaagtgtaacccacagatgttgtaacccacagatgtcataccattggtttccctcaagcccaagacgtgccatactccccttatcttgccttggttaaggttgtaatcggagttaaggtcattaatcaacttacaagtgattagtcatctctaaaccatgtttcatgcttaatttccttcttaattctttctcaccacttttatatagacattaatacttttattgttgtttcccatcattcttagagcagaatagaagattagactagatccaccacatttcaatacaaggaaagtcattccaacgacaaagtcaccgccaatcgccacctaggtgcacctctttgagcattgcaactaatgtgatatcccgtttttacgtgtattttcactgaaggtgtgtttttaatttaattaatatattagttctttattttaaattactgtattgtaaattggttttattttatttgatgttgtgtttaatttattttagttgttttatgttttttaaaattgttttcgtcgggtcagtttttggattccggaagtgaggattggacctcatttcttttcttttctctttttctttttccctttttcctttcactacaaaaaaaagtaaaattggcggcgtttatatccgtggcgtttgtttatgcgccggtagatataaaattttaccgGCGCTTAATATTTCCGCCGGTAAATTATTAAGATTCCCGGCGTTTACATTTTTATGCCGGTAATAATGTATAGATTTAGCGGCATTTATAACAACGCCGCCAAGATAGCAATTATGCACCGGGAAATTAGTAGTTTCCCGGCATTTAGAGTATTACGccgataataatatatattttttatggcaTTTACACAAACGCcaatactttattaattatacgcCGTTATATTAACAGTGTTTGCCGGCGTCTTTAATATaccgccggtaataatatatagcatcagcGGCGTTTCACAAAACGCCAACAATTGATAAAGTTTACGCCGATAAAATATTAAGTGTTTTGGCGTTTATTTCGTTTGAACAAATGCCggccattgattaattttacgcGTTTATATTGTTATGTAGGTAGTTTTTCAatgtttatattgttacgtagataataattatatagcattgaTAGCGTTTACCAAATGttgaaaattgatcaatgaaatgCCGGTAATTGATAAATGCGCCGGCGTATATATTATTACgccagtaataatatatagcatcagcGGTGaaagctattataaatttattggtagtaaaataaattataaaaataataaaaaaaacttatttaaatgatacaaaAATACCCTCAAAATGTTAATTGAATTTCTGAAATGCCCTACCAATAAATAAGAAGGTTTGCTGACGTTTATAAAATCAccactaatttattaattttttgttaatatttgttagtctttttaaatatatatatatatatatgttagagcATTCTCATTGAAATAGCCAAAACCAAAGCCAAACACAAATTTTAACTAATATGAGAAGAATTTAGCTTTGATTAGTCCATTACATCAAATCCCaacattagattatctatttattgattatataataacaaaataatataagaagaatttacttttgactatttcattcatatcaaaTCTCTACgttggattatctatttattcattatataataataaaatcatattaatttaatttttttaattttatcattctaccgatcatatattaattaataatcatattctatttaaattattagttaaaaatcatattttcaataatcatttaatgctaataacCATGTTCATCTAATATTTTTGGTTGATGTCAATCAAACttgttttgaactttttgaaccAACCCTAATTAGAATTTATATGTAGGCTTCAAGAAAAAATCAATTAGATGATGAAGAGcacaagaaagatgaagaagctgaagaggaagaggaagaagaagatgaagaagaagatgaaaaagagaaagagaacgAAGAATAtgagaatgaggattgagttatattttaaatcaaataaaagtacaaaatattaatataatatattattacgaCCTTATCTACATTATTGAAGCTATTGGAGATGCTATGACATGTTATTTTTAACGTTGTTAATCagatcatattattattatttttaaaatccaaCGAAataatgttttgtatttaattattatcattaaattatcttttaaaccaaataaaagtataaaatctTAGAAGTAAATGTGTTCAATTATattgtttaaaattatttttttattaaaatatcttgtgtgaataaataatatgttaataataaAGTGGATAAAATTGTCAAAAGGCAAAGGAGGTTGAAAATTTCACTTGGCGCCTCATGGCCTCAACTCCCTCTCaaaatttcatttaaatttaaaatcccCTCTTGTGCCCGCGCTATGCGTATAAGTGGCTAATACAGTAAAGCAAATTTTCAACTCCCTCTCAAATTACCTCAAAAACAGGCtgcaattttcttaattttggcaTAATCCAATCCTAGAACCAAGGCTTTGCTTAAACCTCCAATCTCTCCTAAGTTGAAATCCCCGAGACCACCTACAGTAAAGCGAGGGAATGACCCCAATAGCTTGAGTTTGAGTGCAAAGAAGATTGTCATCCCAAATGTTTCCGCCAAAATTCCTACTTTAGAGAGGAAGAAGTCGAAAAGTTTCAATGGTATTATTTATGATGACAGTTGCCGTGAGTTGTGTTGGGGTTTCTCCTCTTGTGGAGGCATCCTTTGAGTTACTCTTCGTCTTTGATAATTGAGGCTCCAGGAAGCATTGCTGCGGAGAGGAGGGAACAGATGGCTCTGCTTCAGGCATAGAAAAAGATGAGAATTGCCCATTATGGAAGATCAAAGTCtgaaaagtttgagaaagtgGTTCCCTTTGATTCTTCGAGTGATATCACATCAAAAAGCACTGAGAAAGAGAAGAGATGCAGTTTTATCACACCCAATTCAGGTATGTAAATATTTGTGCAATgactcttattattttttttttttttcacctaacTCTCAATATATATGTTCCCATTATTATGTTGTATGACGTATCAACGTTTATTGAAACACTAGATGCCAATAAACTTTAGAAAGTGTCTCTGAAAGCTTGATCGTGTGTGGCACTTTATTCTGCAATTTTTAGATCGGATGCTGGCCATTTCTTACACATATACAATACACAAGATGGATAGGAAATGGCTCATAACAGCTGGTTTCACAAGTCCGTGCTATACAATACACAAGACTTGGTctcttattattttactttgaaAATGCTATGAGTTGTGATGATCAATATCTTCTTTTTTCATAAACAAATCCTGTCtatgtcattttcattttgtttaagGAGCTGGCAATGAAGCAAAGCACAGGAAACAATATTCCCAGATGCAGTGCTGAGACATCTCGTAGTTGTGAAGATGGGGACCTACTCCAATAGAAACCCTATGATACTTGAAGCTACAGCAGGGGCGGCTGTTCCACATTTTACCTGGTTTTATCCAGGGAGTTTTctctctgcatcaaaaaccaGCTCAAATCCTTTCCAAGGAGTCCAAATAAACCCGCAACCTATTCTTCCTGTTGGCCCCATTCGAATCATTGCTATCACACCTGACCAATGAACAATATCGACTCAGCAACTGAACCTGCCAAAGGTAGAAAACTTAAGAATTCTGTGAAGGGTTCTAACCAGGTTGCATCTAAGGTTTTCAGACCAATGCAAACCAAAAAGACTCCTAAAACGACAAAGGGAAAAATTATGCCTAAAGGAAAACGAGAAACGAAGATTCTGAATAATATTCTTATGGAAAAAGCAGACTTTGATTTCTCCATGGTGCCTCCTCCATACTGTTCTTGTACAGGTGTTGCCAGATTGTGCTACAAATGAGGAGCTGGTGGATGGCAATCTTCATGTTGCACCATTAAAATATCAGAGTATCCTCTGCCCATGAGTTCTACAAGACTTGGGGCTCGTTTGGCTAGCAGGAAGATGAGCAACGGAGCATATGGGAAACTTCTACTGAGACTTGCAGCTGAGGGTCATGATCTTACTCATCCAGTTGACTTGAAGGACCATTGGGCAAGACACGATACCAACAAGTTTGTTATAATCAAGTAGAGCTGTGGAGAAAAGGGTTGTTAAATATTTGTTAGCTGCTATCATTACTCCCATGTGTTCTTGTAGATCTAGTTTATTGCTGAATTGTAGTTGATCAAATTAAGTATCTGTTTATTAGTTTCTCTGAAGTTTTCTAGAATCTAGAACCTATTTGGAACAAAAGGCTGGTTCGAATGGGGAGAACTCTTCTTATAACTTCACTTTCTTTgctttgccaaaaaaaaaaaaagtctatgtCGCTTACCATGATCAAGAATGGGGAGTTCCTATCCATGATGACAAGTAAGCCTCTCTATCTCCCTCTTTCCTCTCTCTAGCATTCACACACGCCCATAATATGACTGATTTCATAGCTCTTATCTATCAAGCAAGATGTTGCTTGAATTGTTGGTCTTAAGTGGTGCTCAAGTTGGTTCAGATTGGAGCTCAATCTTGAAAAAATGCCAAGATTCCAGGTTGGGTTCTTTCTTTCGACTAACAAATAATGGAATTAGTTATTGTGTCATATTTTCTTGTGAGATTAACTAATACAAAGACTTTTTTCTTGATTCAGGAATGCATTTTCAGGACTGCAGAAACTATTGCCAAGTTCAGTGATAAACAAATGGTGtcaattagttcaaaatatggcATTGACATAAGCCGAGTTAGGGGCGTCGTCGACAACTCTAACCAAATTCTTGAGGTAAATAAACTATTAAGGCATCATATTTCTAAGAAAATATAGCATCTTGGGGTATGAGGAGCTTATAAACACAAGAGATGAGACTTGAAAATTGCCCATTCTTGAGGTACAAGCACCAGGACTACATTCTAAGAAAATATAGCATACACTTACACATATAACCTGCTATGCTTTATTTGCCTTGTCATGCCTCTCTTTGAGATTTTAGTATCCAAGTTTCATCTTGCGATATAGGATTTTATGAGGCATGATATCGTGGCAAAAGTAAAAAAGACAATACAAGAGTTTGTACTTGCACATTCATCGTTTTCTTTTTGCAACACAATATCTGCTTTATTTCCTTTAACATATATTACTCTTTAGAACCtttaacatgatatatatcAGCTTCATTCCCAATCACATTTGCCACTTCATCTATTATTCCTTTAACA
This window harbors:
- the LOC122289234 gene encoding protein BASIC PENTACYSTEINE7-like, with product MNNIDSATEPAKGRKLKNSVKGSNQVASKVFRPMQTKKTPKTTKGKIMPKGKRETKILNNILMEKADFDFSMVPPPYCSCTEYPLPMSSTRLGARLASRKMSNGAYGKLLLRLAAEGHDLTHPVDLKDHWARHDTNKFVIIK